A single region of the Hoeflea prorocentri genome encodes:
- a CDS encoding aldehyde dehydrogenase family protein, with protein MNNPRSATPVKHCLIDGQQVAADGDKTIKLHCPSDGQVIANIAAGGTREIDMAVRAARSAFDGGEWSRLTAVDRGRLLHALAIKVSENADELARLEAMDTGKPFSQAQADMIATTRYFEFYGAAADKVHGETIPFMAGFQVQTIREPFGVTGHIIPWNYPAQMFGRSCAPALAMGNAIVLKPAEEACLAPLRIAELATEVGFPNGSINVVTGLGHEAGAALTAHPGVDFISFTGSPEVGVMVQTAAARNHIGCTLELGGKSPQIVFEDADLDAAIPVLLNAIVQNGGQTCSAGSRALIQKSIFEDVTNRLKQGFEDLIAAPWSEAGNLGALISAKQKERVQRFIDNAGDKAAPLLARGKLSENAPSEGHFVAPALFGPVEENDPLAKEEVFGPVLSCIPFTDEADAIRIANDTDYGLVASVWSADGGRQMRMAKALRCGQVFLNVYGAGGGIELPFGGVRKSGHGREKGFAALHEFSQLKTIVQNHG; from the coding sequence GCCCTAGTGACGGACAAGTAATCGCAAATATTGCGGCTGGTGGAACAAGAGAAATAGATATGGCCGTGCGCGCGGCCAGAAGTGCCTTTGACGGCGGGGAATGGTCCAGGCTTACGGCTGTTGACCGTGGCAGATTGCTCCACGCGCTTGCAATCAAAGTGTCGGAAAATGCCGACGAACTGGCCAGATTGGAGGCAATGGATACGGGTAAGCCTTTCTCCCAAGCGCAAGCCGATATGATCGCGACCACCCGGTATTTTGAGTTCTATGGGGCAGCGGCAGACAAGGTACATGGCGAAACGATCCCGTTCATGGCCGGGTTTCAGGTCCAGACAATTCGGGAACCCTTTGGCGTTACCGGACATATCATTCCCTGGAACTACCCTGCCCAGATGTTTGGGCGTTCCTGTGCCCCGGCCCTCGCCATGGGCAACGCGATTGTGCTCAAACCTGCCGAAGAAGCCTGCCTTGCCCCCCTTAGAATTGCAGAATTGGCGACTGAAGTCGGTTTTCCAAACGGATCGATAAATGTGGTTACCGGACTTGGTCATGAAGCCGGAGCTGCACTGACCGCACATCCGGGCGTGGATTTCATTTCCTTTACGGGATCGCCCGAGGTTGGCGTCATGGTTCAAACCGCAGCCGCCAGGAACCATATCGGCTGCACCTTGGAACTTGGCGGCAAATCTCCTCAAATCGTGTTTGAAGATGCCGATCTGGACGCAGCTATCCCGGTATTGCTCAACGCAATCGTTCAAAATGGAGGGCAGACGTGTTCTGCGGGTTCGCGGGCGCTCATCCAGAAGAGCATATTCGAAGACGTTACAAACCGTCTGAAACAGGGCTTCGAAGATCTCATCGCTGCTCCGTGGTCTGAAGCGGGCAACCTCGGAGCCCTGATCTCTGCAAAGCAGAAAGAGCGTGTTCAGAGGTTTATCGACAACGCGGGAGACAAAGCGGCGCCGCTGCTTGCCCGGGGAAAGCTGTCGGAAAACGCACCCTCCGAAGGGCACTTTGTTGCGCCCGCATTGTTCGGGCCGGTCGAGGAAAATGACCCGCTTGCCAAGGAAGAGGTTTTTGGCCCGGTCCTTTCCTGCATCCCATTTACGGACGAGGCGGATGCGATCCGCATTGCCAATGATACCGACTATGGCCTGGTTGCCTCGGTCTGGAGCGCGGACGGAGGTCGCCAGATGCGTATGGCGAAAGCACTGCGATGCGGCCAGGTATTCCTCAACGTTTACGGCGCCGGTGGCGGGATAGAACTGCCGTTTGGCGGCGTCAGAAAATCTGGACACGGGCGTGAAAAGGGCTTTGCGGCGCTGCATGAATTCTCGCAGCTCAAAACGATAGTTCAGAACCATGGTTGA